The Bacteroidota bacterium DNA window CGGCAAATGCCACGACTGGTGCAATTACAATGCTATTTTTATACTGCCTCCGGTTAAAGTTATTCAGGTTATAGAGGATTTATGCCATGGATGCGGGGCATGCGTTGTTGCTTGTCAATATGATGCGATAACTGAAAAACTTGTTTCACTTGGCAAGGTGAATTCTTACTTATTAAATGGTGTGGTTTCGTTGATTGAAGCCCGTATGAATATTGGCGTAATGTCCCCTGTATCTGTTATTAAAGCAGCATTAAAAAAAGCTGATACTATGGCTGATTTTATTATTCTGGATTCCCCTCCGGGTACATCGTGTCCTTTTATTCAAACGGCATTAGCAGCCGATTTTGTAATACTCGTTACCGAGCCAACTCCTTTTAGTTTTAGCGACTTAAAGCAAAGTGTCGAAACGCTTAAAAAAATAAATAAACCCTTCGGAGTAATAGTAAACAAGGCTGGGCTGGGTAATGCCGATATTTATTTTTATCTCGA harbors:
- a CDS encoding ATP-binding protein encodes the protein MMKIAIASGKGGTGKTFVATNIFYSLCKNNRSAMLVDCDAEAPNAIAFFDVNLVNSDDVSQRVPVISSNACTYCGKCHDWCNYNAIFILPPVKVIQVIEDLCHGCGACVVACQYDAITEKLVSLGKVNSYLLNGVVSLIEARMNIGVMSPVSVIKAALKKADTMADFIILDSPPGTSCPFIQTALAADFVILVTEPTPFSFSDLKQSVETLKKINKPFGVIVNKAGLGNADIYFYLEKEKIQLLHEILFDIEIAELYSTGKIVAETKQYLEIEFYNMIKKIMRQYGNSDNQR